A single genomic interval of Cloacibacillus sp. harbors:
- a CDS encoding Rrf2 family transcriptional regulator has translation MMMTRETDYAVRILRALSSSPRLSLRQICASELIPVQFAYKILKKLDKGGYVEVFRGAEGGCSLKADLSSVTLYDLLACINEEFLINACMSPSYDCQWRKSRCGTCRVHDNLKKIQFTIDEELKKHTLDELLNLP, from the coding sequence ATGATGATGACGCGGGAAACAGATTATGCTGTGCGCATTCTGCGCGCTCTCTCTTCGTCACCTCGGCTCTCGCTGCGCCAGATATGCGCCTCTGAACTGATTCCGGTGCAGTTCGCCTACAAGATATTAAAAAAACTGGACAAAGGCGGCTACGTGGAGGTTTTTCGCGGCGCAGAGGGCGGATGCAGCCTTAAGGCGGATCTTTCCTCCGTCACTCTCTACGACCTTCTTGCCTGTATCAACGAAGAATTTCTTATCAACGCCTGCATGTCGCCGTCTTACGACTGCCAGTGGCGCAAAAGCCGCTGCGGGACATGCCGCGTTCACGACAACCTTAAAAAAATACAATTTACCATTGATGAAGAATTAAAAAAACATACTCTCGACGAGTTGCTCAACTTGCCGTAA
- a CDS encoding extracellular solute-binding protein yields MKKISLVLLALVIALTSAVCAFAAENKLVIYTARVEKLNNIVIDGFKKKYNIPVEVVTGGSGEILKRVQAEADSKNVYGDIHWAADETMLTNNAKLFQVYVPKENKKMMKNFRNDGTNVFNPAFAEPNVVIINTDVLKKLGVAKVDSYADLLNPKLKGHIIMGDPANSSSAFQCLIGMLYGMGTKHDPMSPAAWKYIDKLLVNLNGKQANSSSQIYKGVAAGEYAVGLSFEDPCVELEASGKYPVKVVYPKEGVIFPGQSVQIIAGAPHPDNAKKFVDYMLSAEVQSQVGQQMNLRPLRAGVAVNTKMVPSTKIKLFSNYSAPYIAKTKAEILSTFMKHVEDTME; encoded by the coding sequence TTGAAGAAAATATCTTTGGTGTTATTGGCGTTAGTAATTGCGTTGACGTCGGCGGTCTGCGCCTTCGCGGCGGAAAACAAGCTGGTCATTTATACGGCGCGCGTGGAGAAGCTCAACAACATCGTCATCGACGGTTTTAAGAAGAAATACAATATCCCAGTAGAAGTTGTGACGGGCGGTTCCGGCGAGATACTCAAGAGAGTACAGGCCGAGGCCGATTCAAAGAATGTCTACGGCGACATCCATTGGGCCGCCGACGAGACGATGCTGACAAACAACGCAAAGCTTTTCCAGGTCTATGTTCCCAAAGAAAATAAAAAAATGATGAAAAATTTCCGCAACGACGGCACCAACGTCTTCAACCCAGCCTTCGCGGAACCGAACGTCGTCATAATCAACACGGACGTCCTTAAAAAGCTTGGAGTCGCCAAAGTTGATTCCTACGCGGACCTTCTCAACCCGAAGCTGAAGGGACACATCATCATGGGCGACCCCGCAAACTCTTCGTCCGCCTTCCAGTGCCTTATCGGGATGCTCTACGGCATGGGGACAAAGCATGACCCGATGTCCCCCGCCGCGTGGAAGTATATCGACAAACTTCTCGTCAACCTCAACGGCAAGCAGGCCAACAGCTCAAGCCAGATATACAAGGGAGTCGCCGCCGGCGAATATGCGGTCGGCCTCAGCTTTGAAGATCCCTGCGTTGAACTAGAGGCAAGCGGAAAATATCCCGTAAAAGTGGTCTATCCTAAAGAGGGCGTCATCTTCCCCGGCCAGTCCGTGCAGATAATAGCCGGCGCGCCGCATCCTGACAACGCCAAAAAATTTGTCGACTACATGCTATCTGCCGAAGTACAGTCGCAGGTAGGACAGCAGATGAATCTGCGCCCGCTGCGCGCCGGAGTCGCGGTCAACACCAAAATGGTCCCCAGCACCAAGATAAAACTTTTCAGCAACTACAGCGCTCCCTATATTGCAAAGACAAAGGCGGAGATACTTTCGACCTTCATGAAGCATGTCGAAGATACAATGGAATAA
- a CDS encoding 4Fe-4S dicluster domain-containing protein: protein MKRIFIDADKCDGCMNCSLACMNAHRGDGGNSIYTLEITNVVNESRNFIMQDEHKNYRPVFCRHCAEPMCVVSCMSGAMSKDAKSGLVLYDEKKCGACFMCVMNCPYGVPKPDVATRSKVIKCDFCSDKADGPSCVKACPKEAIHVEEVDE from the coding sequence ATGAAACGGATATTCATTGACGCGGACAAGTGCGACGGCTGCATGAACTGCTCGCTCGCCTGTATGAACGCACACCGCGGGGACGGCGGAAACAGCATCTACACGCTTGAGATAACGAACGTTGTGAACGAAAGCCGCAACTTCATAATGCAGGATGAGCATAAAAACTACAGGCCAGTATTCTGCCGTCACTGCGCGGAGCCGATGTGCGTAGTGAGCTGCATGAGCGGCGCTATGAGCAAAGACGCAAAGAGCGGGCTTGTCCTTTACGACGAAAAAAAATGCGGCGCCTGCTTTATGTGCGTCATGAACTGCCCCTACGGAGTGCCGAAGCCGGATGTCGCTACGCGCTCCAAAGTGATAAAATGCGATTTCTGTTCTGACAAGGCGGACGGGCCGAGCTGTGTGAAGGCCTGTCCGAAAGAGGCCATCCACGTAGAGGAGGTCGACGAGTAA
- a CDS encoding iron ABC transporter permease, with amino-acid sequence MLTHDRGFNIWTAFTVAILALFLIFVVYPLSLVLYKSVIDPVSGSVTFDHFVRFFSRKYYLNTMYNSFKVTVTATLISAALGMLMAYTTRSVWIKGTKYLNIFIVIAYLSPPFIGAYAWVQLLGRAGLITRFINDSFGTNFGGIYGFAGIVLVFSLQSFPLVYMYVSGALQNMDNSLNEAAESLGASNFERMKDIILPLVLPTMLASSLLVFMRVFSDFGTPMLIGEGYRTFPTVLYSQFMGEVSNDDFFSAALCVIIIAFTLLFFFLQRYIARRHTYHMSALKPMLPKRVKPLKSFLCHCFVYLVVFLGMLPQLTVLVTSFLEENTAHMFTSKLTLINYINTIFSKNSKVVANTYLYGISAIAIVVVCGVLISYLAERKRSFLTSTVDTLTMLPYIIPGSVLGIAFLYAFNVPPLMLSGTALIIIISLSIRRMPYTIRSCNATIGQISPSVEEAAVSLGASELRSFWEITIPMMLPGVLAGAIMSWVTVISELSSSIILYRAATQTLTVSIYVEVIRSNFGNAAAYSSILTLTSVLSLLLFFKLSGRREISI; translated from the coding sequence ATGCTCACCCACGACCGCGGCTTTAATATATGGACGGCCTTCACCGTCGCCATTCTGGCCTTGTTTCTTATATTTGTGGTCTACCCGCTTTCGCTCGTCCTTTATAAAAGCGTCATAGACCCTGTAAGCGGCAGCGTCACCTTCGACCATTTCGTCAGGTTCTTTTCGCGTAAATACTATTTGAATACCATGTACAACAGCTTCAAGGTGACGGTGACGGCGACTCTGATATCGGCCGCTCTGGGCATGCTGATGGCCTATACGACAAGAAGCGTCTGGATAAAGGGAACAAAATATCTTAATATATTCATCGTAATAGCCTATCTTTCACCGCCCTTCATCGGCGCATACGCGTGGGTGCAGCTTCTTGGACGCGCCGGCCTCATAACGCGTTTTATCAACGATTCTTTCGGTACGAACTTTGGCGGCATCTACGGCTTTGCCGGTATTGTGCTGGTCTTCTCGCTTCAGTCCTTTCCGTTGGTCTACATGTATGTCTCGGGCGCGCTCCAAAATATGGACAACTCTCTCAACGAGGCGGCGGAAAGCCTTGGTGCCTCCAATTTTGAGCGAATGAAGGATATAATTTTGCCGCTGGTGCTGCCGACCATGCTCGCAAGTTCTCTTCTTGTTTTCATGAGAGTCTTTTCCGATTTTGGAACGCCGATGCTGATAGGCGAGGGGTACAGGACCTTTCCGACGGTGCTCTACAGCCAGTTTATGGGCGAGGTCTCAAACGACGACTTCTTTTCTGCGGCGCTTTGCGTAATAATCATCGCCTTCACGCTGCTCTTCTTCTTTTTGCAGAGGTACATCGCGCGCCGCCACACCTACCACATGAGCGCGCTGAAGCCGATGCTGCCGAAACGAGTGAAGCCGTTAAAAAGTTTTTTATGCCATTGCTTCGTCTATCTGGTGGTCTTTCTCGGGATGCTGCCGCAGCTGACGGTCCTTGTCACCTCATTTCTTGAGGAGAACACGGCGCACATGTTTACAAGCAAACTTACTTTAATCAACTATATCAACACGATCTTCAGCAAGAACAGCAAGGTCGTCGCCAATACCTACCTGTACGGCATCTCGGCTATCGCGATCGTAGTGGTCTGCGGAGTGCTCATCTCCTATCTTGCGGAACGCAAGCGGTCATTCCTCACGTCAACGGTCGACACTCTGACGATGCTGCCCTATATAATCCCAGGCTCCGTCTTGGGCATCGCCTTTTTGTACGCCTTCAACGTTCCGCCTCTTATGTTGAGCGGCACGGCGCTCATAATAATAATCTCCCTCTCAATACGCAGGATGCCGTACACCATACGCTCATGCAACGCCACAATAGGGCAGATAAGCCCAAGCGTGGAGGAGGCGGCGGTGAGCCTCGGCGCAAGCGAACTTCGCTCATTTTGGGAGATAACCATCCCAATGATGCTTCCCGGAGTTCTGGCGGGCGCCATTATGAGCTGGGTCACCGTCATAAGCGAGCTTTCGTCGTCAATAATACTCTACAGGGCGGCTACGCAGACGCTTACGGTCTCAATATACGTTGAGGTCATCCGTTCCAACTTCGGAAACGCGGCCGCGTATTCGTCGATACTTACGCTCACCTCCGTGCTTTCGCTCCTTTTATTCTTTAAACTTTCTGGGCGCAGAGAGATAAGTATTTAA
- a CDS encoding Rrf2 family transcriptional regulator has product MAKIVGFSEAGYIALHCMMLMAENGQRLLSVKEMASSLKVSEAHLAKVVLWLAKAELIKTTRGPKGGAVLARAPQDISFLEIIEAIDGPVRSPGCVFGHSECVYKECIFGDFISHMTDEAAKWLAEKKLA; this is encoded by the coding sequence ATGGCAAAGATTGTTGGTTTCAGCGAAGCCGGTTATATTGCTCTTCACTGCATGATGCTGATGGCGGAGAATGGACAGCGTCTCTTGTCGGTCAAGGAGATGGCCTCTTCGCTCAAAGTTTCCGAGGCGCATCTTGCGAAGGTGGTGCTGTGGCTCGCAAAGGCGGAGCTGATAAAGACGACGCGGGGCCCGAAGGGCGGAGCGGTGCTTGCGAGAGCGCCGCAGGATATCTCCTTTCTTGAAATAATCGAGGCGATAGACGGCCCGGTGCGCAGCCCCGGCTGCGTCTTCGGCCACAGCGAGTGCGTATATAAGGAATGTATCTTCGGAGATTTTATCTCCCACATGACGGACGAGGCGGCTAAGTGGCTCGCCGAAAAGAAGCTGGCGTAA
- a CDS encoding aminotransferase class IV, protein MALCYYDGKFAPLSECALPMTDMSIQRGIGTFESVRIYEGSPFAMTQHLERLAGSAEGSGIEAREIIKKLPEIIREGLALPEHKNFDGLVKPYITGGDINNKGSFPEPRFFVIFDEVHKPTEDEKKNGITLEPNRIARPFPLIKSTNYLFGLIPLSKAQKSNFETLYITPEGEITEAMSSNFFICKDGKLITAPVGKVLKGVTRDIILTLARENGFEVEERCPREEELALADEAFITGSVKEVLPVVRVGGQQIGNGKPGPVSQHLQRIFLLNQARWLS, encoded by the coding sequence TTGGCACTTTGTTATTACGACGGCAAATTCGCGCCGCTTTCGGAATGCGCGCTGCCCATGACCGACATGTCCATCCAGCGCGGCATTGGGACATTTGAATCAGTAAGGATATACGAAGGCTCGCCGTTTGCGATGACGCAGCATCTGGAACGTCTTGCAGGCAGCGCCGAGGGCTCAGGCATAGAGGCCCGCGAAATAATAAAAAAACTTCCCGAGATAATCCGCGAGGGGCTTGCTCTGCCCGAGCATAAAAATTTCGACGGCCTCGTGAAGCCATATATAACGGGCGGAGACATCAACAACAAGGGCTCCTTTCCTGAACCGCGTTTCTTCGTCATCTTCGACGAGGTGCACAAACCGACAGAGGACGAAAAGAAAAACGGCATCACGCTGGAACCGAATCGCATAGCGCGTCCCTTCCCGCTCATCAAGAGCACAAATTATTTGTTCGGCCTCATCCCGCTTTCAAAGGCGCAGAAGTCAAACTTTGAGACGCTCTACATCACACCCGAGGGCGAGATCACAGAGGCCATGAGCAGCAACTTCTTCATCTGCAAAGACGGAAAGCTCATCACGGCGCCGGTGGGCAAAGTGCTCAAAGGCGTGACGCGCGACATTATCTTAACGCTTGCGCGTGAAAACGGTTTCGAGGTGGAGGAACGCTGCCCGCGCGAAGAGGAGCTGGCGTTGGCCGACGAAGCCTTCATCACAGGCTCCGTGAAAGAGGTGCTGCCAGTCGTGAGAGTGGGCGGACAGCAGATCGGAAACGGCAAACCGGGCCCCGTCTCGCAGCATCTGCAAAGGATATTCCTGCTCAATCAGGCGCGCTGGCTTTCCTAG
- a CDS encoding ABC transporter ATP-binding protein: MSVAITISNVKKIFDKNIIINDLSLAVRPGEFFTLLGPSGCGKTTLLRMIIGFNSIEGGEIKIDDKVINDVPTNKRNMGMVFQNYAVFPHMSVRDNVAYGLKTRGTPAQQKKEMVDEILKITRIEEYADRMPTQLSGGQQQRVALARAIVIHPDVLLMDEPLSNLDAKLRIEMRNAIKKIQKQMGITTVYVTHDQEEALAVSDRIAVMHGGIIQQIDSPKKIYQRPCNLFVSTFIGLSNILEATVESRGGARFLRLHPDYAPEMTTLCDVPDGRPALASIRPEEFSVSADMNSAGIPAVVRSSVFLGVNLHYFVELPDGKEAEIIQETDLSDMIPDGTKVRLTVHPLKINVFDAERKQTLIREGA, from the coding sequence ATGAGCGTTGCCATAACTATCAGCAATGTAAAAAAAATATTTGACAAAAACATCATCATAAACGATCTCTCGCTGGCCGTAAGACCCGGCGAATTTTTCACGCTCCTCGGTCCTTCCGGGTGCGGCAAAACGACGCTGCTTCGCATGATAATAGGATTTAATTCCATCGAAGGCGGAGAAATCAAAATAGACGACAAGGTCATCAACGACGTGCCTACAAATAAACGCAACATGGGAATGGTCTTTCAAAATTACGCGGTCTTCCCCCACATGAGCGTGCGGGACAACGTGGCCTACGGGCTTAAGACCCGCGGAACGCCCGCGCAGCAAAAAAAAGAGATGGTCGACGAAATACTTAAAATAACGCGCATCGAAGAGTACGCCGACCGGATGCCGACGCAGCTCTCCGGCGGCCAGCAGCAGCGCGTGGCGCTTGCGCGCGCCATCGTCATTCATCCTGACGTACTGCTGATGGATGAGCCGCTCTCAAACCTTGACGCAAAGCTTCGCATAGAGATGCGCAACGCAATAAAAAAGATACAAAAACAGATGGGCATAACTACCGTCTATGTGACGCACGACCAGGAAGAGGCGCTTGCCGTTTCAGACCGTATCGCGGTCATGCACGGCGGCATAATCCAACAGATAGATTCTCCAAAAAAAATATACCAGAGGCCGTGCAACCTATTCGTTTCAACCTTCATAGGACTTTCAAACATCCTTGAGGCCACGGTAGAATCACGCGGCGGCGCACGCTTTTTGAGGCTCCATCCTGATTATGCGCCAGAGATGACTACTCTTTGCGACGTACCCGACGGACGCCCGGCGCTTGCCAGCATCCGCCCGGAGGAGTTCAGCGTCTCGGCCGATATGAACTCTGCCGGCATCCCCGCCGTCGTGCGTTCAAGCGTCTTTCTTGGCGTCAACCTCCATTACTTCGTCGAGCTTCCAGACGGCAAAGAGGCGGAGATAATCCAGGAGACCGACCTGAGCGACATGATCCCGGACGGAACTAAAGTGCGGCTCACCGTACATCCGCTAAAAATAAACGTCTTCGACGCCGAACGGAAGCAGACGTTGATACGCGAGGGCGCGTAA
- a CDS encoding Hpt domain-containing protein — protein MKQLFDALGKWGCNVDDALVRLLGDEELYIDCLESVQCDPAFYALGDALRAGDKESAFENAHTLKGVLGNLSLTPLSVTVSEMVEPLRGGSDDGLMPVYEQLMAQRKELEDILSQYKK, from the coding sequence ATGAAACAATTATTTGACGCGTTGGGGAAATGGGGCTGCAATGTCGACGACGCCCTCGTAAGACTTTTGGGCGACGAGGAGCTTTATATCGACTGCCTCGAAAGCGTTCAGTGCGACCCTGCATTTTATGCTCTTGGGGACGCGCTGCGCGCGGGCGATAAAGAATCGGCCTTTGAAAACGCCCACACGCTGAAGGGCGTGCTCGGAAACCTCAGCCTCACGCCCCTTTCCGTCACCGTCTCAGAAATGGTGGAGCCGCTGCGCGGCGGCAGCGACGACGGCCTGATGCCGGTCTATGAACAACTGATGGCACAGCGGAAGGAACTTGAAGATATTTTGAGCCAGTACAAAAAATAA
- a CDS encoding 4Fe-4S binding protein, giving the protein MRKIIQIDDEKCDGCGVCANACHERAIEIVDGKARLVKESYCDGLGDCIGECPKDAISFVMRDAEAYDEAAVKKRIAETIAPKGGRTGCLGSEVRQFRREWKDNFVYPNGDRVEINASELTNWPVQLALVPTDAPYLKGANLLLAADCTAFAYAEFHKRILNGHVALIGCPKLDDSAFYLEKLTEIFKINRPREITVAYMEVPCCAALVRITHEAMERAELHVVLKLIKLSLNGGFMEIKTIEPKK; this is encoded by the coding sequence ATGAGAAAAATAATCCAGATCGATGATGAAAAATGCGACGGCTGCGGCGTATGCGCCAACGCCTGTCACGAACGCGCCATTGAGATAGTAGACGGCAAGGCGCGCCTTGTAAAAGAAAGCTACTGCGACGGGCTTGGCGACTGCATCGGCGAATGTCCGAAAGACGCGATCTCATTTGTGATGCGCGACGCCGAGGCCTACGACGAGGCGGCGGTGAAAAAACGTATCGCGGAGACCATAGCTCCTAAAGGCGGGCGCACGGGCTGTCTCGGCTCTGAGGTCAGACAGTTCCGCCGCGAATGGAAGGATAATTTCGTCTACCCAAACGGCGACCGCGTTGAAATAAACGCCTCCGAGCTGACCAACTGGCCGGTGCAGCTTGCGCTCGTTCCAACGGACGCGCCGTATCTCAAGGGAGCGAATCTTCTGCTTGCGGCGGACTGCACCGCCTTCGCCTACGCTGAGTTCCACAAGCGCATCCTAAACGGACATGTCGCGCTTATTGGCTGCCCGAAGCTTGACGACAGCGCCTTTTATCTTGAAAAGCTCACCGAGATATTTAAAATAAACAGACCGCGCGAAATTACGGTGGCCTATATGGAGGTGCCCTGCTGCGCCGCGCTGGTGCGCATAACGCACGAGGCGATGGAGCGCGCCGAGCTGCACGTCGTCCTAAAGCTCATAAAGCTGTCGCTGAACGGCGGCTTTATGGAAATAAAAACTATAGAGCCGAAAAAATAA
- a CDS encoding DMT family transporter: protein MIYGIFLSLLTCLCWGSTSFLLRGINRLDASEMSFMRASGGLLCGLFLLIFSHAGLSQSLKLSDILVFIALVLCNNVIGDVFLFFALHRLGVARGAAISSSYPIPVALASSLFFGAKLSFPVVAGTVAVVAAVALLCHSKKSEGGLSVSGLVYAVLACLFWAAGLLFNKQLVVAGLAPITIVLGRGVAFFTIAFAIWLARLAFVKNDMSSWRRLRSKEALMGLLAGILSLGFGAWLYSSALEYVAPAVATTIGGANPIVATVFALVIYKEKVRPLQWAAIALAAGGSVLVTF, encoded by the coding sequence ATGATTTATGGAATATTCTTAAGCCTCCTCACCTGTCTGTGCTGGGGAAGCACCTCTTTCTTACTGCGCGGCATAAACAGACTCGACGCCTCGGAGATGTCGTTTATGCGCGCGTCCGGCGGTCTGCTCTGCGGCCTCTTTTTATTGATTTTTTCACACGCCGGCCTCTCTCAATCTTTAAAACTCTCGGATATCCTCGTCTTTATAGCGCTTGTGCTGTGCAACAACGTCATAGGCGACGTCTTTTTATTTTTTGCGCTGCATCGGCTGGGCGTCGCGCGCGGCGCGGCCATTTCAAGCTCGTACCCTATCCCGGTGGCTCTCGCCTCGTCTCTTTTTTTCGGCGCGAAGCTGTCGTTTCCCGTCGTGGCCGGCACAGTCGCGGTCGTGGCAGCCGTAGCGCTGCTTTGTCATTCAAAAAAGAGCGAGGGCGGCCTTTCTGTCTCCGGCCTCGTCTACGCCGTGCTTGCCTGCCTGTTTTGGGCGGCAGGCCTTCTTTTTAACAAACAGCTCGTGGTGGCGGGGCTTGCTCCAATAACGATCGTCCTTGGGCGCGGCGTCGCCTTTTTTACGATAGCTTTCGCTATCTGGCTCGCCAGGCTCGCCTTTGTGAAGAACGACATGAGTTCGTGGCGCAGGCTGCGCTCCAAAGAGGCGCTCATGGGCCTCCTTGCCGGCATATTGTCGCTGGGCTTTGGCGCGTGGCTCTATTCATCGGCGCTGGAATATGTGGCGCCCGCGGTGGCGACTACGATAGGCGGCGCGAACCCGATCGTCGCCACAGTATTTGCCCTGGTCATATACAAAGAAAAGGTCCGTCCGCTGCAATGGGCGGCAATAGCCTTGGCAGCGGGCGGATCTGTTTTAGTGACCTTTTAG
- the cooS gene encoding anaerobic carbon-monoxide dehydrogenase catalytic subunit: MNQCFGCNTCKSADKPLEDFIRSLPMETSHHRVEGQSVKCGFGLQGVCCRLCSNGPCRITPKGPKGICGATADVIVARNFLRAIASGSGCYIHVVENTAWNLKNTALSKGVIKGEKTLDRLARLFGITAADKYERALAVAEAVLADIYKPEHEKMELVKKMAYAPRFANWEKLNILPGGANAEIVKGVVKCSTNLNSDPVDMLLSCLKLGISTGLYGLTLTNLLNDVMLGEPEIRLAPVGLSVIDPDYINIMITGHQHSCFSYLQDRLIEPEVAAKAKAAGASGFRLVGCTCVGQDLQLRGAHYEEVFVGHAGNNYTSEAVLATGAIDAVLSEFNCTLPGIEPICDELKIKQICLDDVAKKSNSEYMPFVFESRKEDSDRIIDKIIDAYKERRGCVALDLQPEHGNSDTLTGVSEVSLKNFLGGDWKPLIDLIVSGDIKGVAGVVGCSNLTFGGHDVLTVELTKELIKRDIIVLSAGCSSGGLENCGLMRPEAAKLAGPKLRAVCEKLGIPPVLNFGPCLAIGRLEIVATELAEALGIDLPQLPLVLSAPQWLEEQALADGAFGLALGLPLHLGEAPFITGSKVVVDVLTESMKELTGGQVIIEPDAALAADKLENIILGKRAGLNI; the protein is encoded by the coding sequence ATGAATCAGTGTTTTGGATGCAACACCTGCAAAAGCGCCGACAAGCCGCTTGAAGATTTTATTCGCTCACTTCCTATGGAGACCTCTCATCACAGGGTCGAGGGACAGTCCGTCAAATGCGGCTTCGGCCTCCAGGGCGTCTGCTGCCGCCTCTGCTCAAACGGCCCGTGCCGCATCACGCCGAAGGGCCCCAAGGGCATCTGCGGGGCGACGGCGGACGTGATAGTAGCGAGGAACTTTCTGCGCGCAATAGCGTCGGGCTCCGGCTGCTACATACACGTTGTGGAGAACACGGCGTGGAACTTAAAGAACACGGCGCTCTCAAAGGGCGTCATCAAAGGCGAAAAAACGCTTGACCGGCTTGCGCGACTTTTTGGCATAACGGCGGCCGACAAATACGAGCGCGCGCTTGCGGTGGCGGAGGCCGTGCTTGCCGACATCTACAAACCGGAGCACGAAAAGATGGAACTTGTCAAAAAGATGGCCTACGCGCCGCGCTTCGCCAACTGGGAAAAGCTGAACATACTGCCGGGAGGCGCAAACGCGGAAATTGTAAAGGGCGTCGTAAAATGCTCCACAAATCTCAACTCCGACCCGGTGGATATGCTGCTTTCCTGCCTTAAGCTAGGCATCTCGACGGGCCTCTACGGCCTCACTCTGACAAACCTTTTGAACGACGTGATGCTGGGCGAGCCGGAGATACGTCTTGCGCCGGTGGGCCTTAGCGTCATAGACCCGGATTATATAAATATCATGATAACGGGCCATCAGCACTCATGCTTCTCATATCTGCAAGACAGGCTCATTGAGCCGGAGGTGGCGGCAAAGGCAAAGGCCGCGGGCGCTTCTGGCTTCCGCCTCGTTGGATGCACCTGCGTCGGGCAGGACCTTCAGCTTCGCGGCGCGCATTACGAAGAGGTCTTCGTGGGGCACGCCGGCAACAACTACACCTCCGAAGCCGTGCTTGCCACAGGCGCGATAGACGCGGTGCTCTCTGAGTTCAACTGCACTCTGCCCGGCATCGAACCTATATGCGACGAGCTTAAGATAAAACAGATATGCCTTGACGATGTGGCGAAAAAATCCAACTCGGAGTACATGCCCTTCGTCTTTGAAAGCCGCAAAGAGGACAGCGACAGAATAATTGATAAAATAATCGACGCCTACAAAGAACGCAGAGGCTGCGTGGCGCTCGACCTTCAGCCGGAGCACGGCAACAGCGATACTCTCACCGGAGTCTCCGAAGTCTCTCTTAAAAATTTCTTGGGCGGCGACTGGAAGCCTCTCATCGACCTCATCGTCTCCGGCGATATAAAGGGCGTGGCCGGCGTCGTCGGCTGCTCAAACCTCACCTTCGGCGGCCACGACGTGCTGACGGTGGAGCTTACGAAAGAGCTTATCAAGCGTGACATCATCGTCCTCTCGGCGGGCTGCTCGTCGGGCGGCCTTGAAAACTGCGGGCTTATGCGCCCAGAGGCGGCGAAGCTCGCAGGGCCGAAGCTGCGCGCGGTCTGCGAGAAGCTTGGCATCCCGCCCGTTCTGAACTTCGGGCCGTGCCTCGCCATCGGACGGCTTGAGATAGTGGCGACGGAACTTGCAGAGGCGCTTGGCATAGACCTCCCGCAGCTTCCGCTTGTGCTCTCCGCGCCTCAGTGGCTAGAGGAACAGGCGCTTGCGGACGGAGCCTTCGGCCTTGCACTCGGCCTTCCGCTGCATCTGGGAGAAGCGCCGTTCATCACGGGAAGCAAAGTTGTGGTCGATGTGCTCACGGAAAGCATGAAAGAGCTTACTGGCGGACAGGTGATAATCGAGCCGGACGCGGCGCTTGCGGCCGATAAGCTTGAAAATATAATACTCGGCAAACGCGCCGGCCTCAACATCTGA